Proteins from one Mycobacterium sp. EPa45 genomic window:
- a CDS encoding PE-PPE domain-containing protein, whose amino-acid sequence MADKMARRAVAVIAGVAITASVTAGVTGPLHRIAAVTSEVALTTTVLAMGGLGYEDVDPALIRTVLGGYFANVDDVIGLPWPGQMAPWNGTLTLGESAAVGLTIMDDAIRHTAGPKIVIGASGTTVVVDQEMQLLANDPTAPPANELSFVVMGDANRGAFKGFQGVKLPIFDYTPVVPETKYNVMVIKGEYDGIGDWPDRWWNVLADLNAMAGTGLLQQIIPEEIVNQYALEEWGSVHYDAMFADLSKVPPQNITSTTNALNGTTTTYLIPTADLPLLRPLKKLGVPQNVIDGLTGVLRPIIDSAYYRNDRRQGTSGRPAEATVDTVDTPTARSGRAAAQAATKVSPAKQKLMKPASAKATGTAGSKRHPR is encoded by the coding sequence ATGGCTGACAAGATGGCCAGGCGCGCCGTGGCCGTAATCGCAGGCGTGGCTATCACCGCCTCGGTGACGGCCGGTGTGACCGGCCCACTCCATCGCATCGCGGCGGTCACATCCGAGGTGGCGTTGACCACCACGGTGCTGGCCATGGGCGGCCTGGGCTATGAGGACGTCGACCCGGCTCTGATCAGAACGGTGCTGGGCGGTTACTTCGCCAACGTGGACGACGTGATCGGTTTGCCCTGGCCGGGCCAGATGGCGCCATGGAACGGCACGCTGACGTTGGGTGAGTCGGCCGCAGTTGGCCTCACGATCATGGACGACGCGATTCGACATACAGCAGGGCCGAAAATCGTCATCGGTGCCTCGGGCACCACGGTCGTTGTGGACCAAGAGATGCAACTGCTCGCCAATGACCCGACCGCTCCGCCCGCCAACGAACTCTCGTTCGTGGTGATGGGAGACGCCAACCGCGGAGCGTTCAAAGGGTTTCAGGGAGTCAAACTGCCGATCTTCGACTACACCCCCGTCGTTCCGGAGACCAAGTACAACGTCATGGTGATCAAGGGCGAGTACGACGGCATCGGAGACTGGCCCGACCGCTGGTGGAACGTGCTGGCCGATCTCAACGCGATGGCGGGCACCGGGTTGCTCCAGCAGATCATCCCCGAAGAGATCGTGAATCAGTACGCACTCGAGGAGTGGGGCTCGGTTCACTACGACGCCATGTTTGCCGATCTCTCCAAAGTTCCACCGCAGAACATCACCTCCACCACTAATGCGCTGAACGGAACCACCACCACCTACCTGATCCCGACCGCCGATCTCCCGCTGCTGCGGCCTCTCAAGAAGTTGGGTGTGCCACAGAACGTCATCGACGGTCTCACCGGGGTGCTGCGACCCATCATCGACTCGGCGTACTACCGCAATGATCGGCGCCAGGGGACCAGCGGCCGGCCGGCCGAGGCGACGGTCGACACGGTGGACACGCCGACAGCGAGAAGCGGACGAGCCGCGGCGCAGGCGGCAACCAAGGTCTCACCGGCGAAGCAGAAGCTGATGAAGCCGGCGAGCGCGAAGGCGACGGGCACGGCCGGCAGTAAGCGTCACCCGCGCTGA
- a CDS encoding dihydrodipicolinate reductase, with protein MALRVVQWATGSVGIAAIKGVLEHPDLELAGCWVHSGDKAGRDVGEIIGTEPLGVRATNSIEEILALDADAVIYAPLLPNLDEVTALLRSGKNVVSPVGWFYPSESEAAPLEAAAREGNATLHGAGIGPGAATELFPLLLSVMSTGVTYVRAEEFSDLRTYGAPDVLRHVMGFGGTPESALTGPMQKLLNGGFFQSVRLIVDRLGFAAEPLIRTSQEVAVATAPIDSPIGVIEPGQVAGRRFHWDAVVTNTVVVRITVNWLMGEENLDPAWSFGPAGERYEMEVRGNPNTFVTVKGWQPESVEEGLVSNPGVVATAAHCVNSIAATCAAEPGIASFFDLPLITGRAAPQLAR; from the coding sequence ATGGCGTTGCGGGTCGTGCAGTGGGCTACCGGGTCGGTCGGGATAGCCGCCATCAAGGGTGTGCTGGAGCATCCCGACCTCGAACTGGCCGGCTGCTGGGTGCATTCCGGGGACAAAGCCGGCAGGGACGTCGGCGAGATCATCGGCACCGAGCCCCTTGGAGTCAGGGCGACCAACAGCATCGAGGAGATCCTGGCCCTGGACGCTGACGCGGTGATCTACGCGCCGCTGCTGCCGAATCTCGACGAGGTGACCGCGCTGCTGCGCTCAGGAAAGAACGTCGTCAGCCCGGTTGGCTGGTTCTACCCGAGCGAATCCGAGGCTGCCCCACTGGAAGCCGCCGCCCGCGAGGGCAACGCCACGCTGCACGGGGCCGGCATCGGACCGGGTGCGGCCACCGAGTTGTTTCCGCTGCTGCTGTCGGTGATGTCCACCGGGGTGACGTACGTGCGTGCGGAGGAGTTCTCCGATCTGCGTACCTACGGAGCACCTGACGTGCTGCGTCACGTGATGGGCTTTGGCGGCACCCCGGAGAGCGCGCTGACCGGCCCCATGCAGAAGCTGCTCAATGGCGGCTTTTTCCAGTCGGTTCGGCTCATCGTCGACCGCCTGGGCTTCGCCGCCGAGCCCCTGATCCGGACCTCCCAAGAGGTGGCCGTGGCGACTGCGCCCATCGACTCGCCGATCGGGGTGATCGAACCGGGCCAGGTCGCCGGACGCCGGTTCCACTGGGATGCGGTGGTGACCAACACGGTCGTCGTTCGCATCACCGTCAACTGGTTGATGGGCGAGGAAAACCTCGATCCCGCATGGTCTTTCGGACCGGCGGGTGAACGCTACGAGATGGAGGTGCGCGGCAATCCGAACACCTTCGTCACGGTCAAGGGCTGGCAGCCGGAGAGTGTCGAGGAAGGGCTGGTGAGCAATCCGGGCGTGGTGGCCACCGCCGCGCACTGTGTCAACTCCATCGCGGCGACGTGTGCGGCCGAGCCCGGCATCGCGAGCTTCTTCGACCTGCCGCTGATCACCGGACGGGCGGCGCCGCAGCTCGCGCGCTGA
- a CDS encoding SRPBCC family protein → MAHPVVVQQSRAIPVAVPDAFAKTLPMPLPTLFNRWYGPIPPIKAVHDQTGDWSAVGQTRRIALTGGGGMRETLTRVDAPHAFGYTLTDVKGAMAPLIDHVEGLWQFSEHGSATVVTWRWTLHPKSALTAPALPVFARIWRGYASQALGTLSDYLLKS, encoded by the coding sequence ATGGCTCACCCCGTCGTCGTTCAGCAGTCCCGCGCCATTCCCGTCGCGGTACCGGACGCGTTCGCCAAGACGCTGCCGATGCCGCTGCCCACCTTGTTCAACCGCTGGTATGGACCGATTCCGCCGATCAAGGCCGTGCACGACCAGACCGGCGACTGGTCGGCGGTGGGGCAGACCCGTCGGATCGCCCTGACCGGGGGAGGGGGCATGCGGGAGACGCTGACCCGCGTCGATGCGCCACATGCCTTCGGCTACACCCTCACCGACGTCAAGGGTGCGATGGCGCCGCTGATCGACCACGTCGAAGGACTCTGGCAATTCAGCGAGCACGGCAGCGCCACCGTGGTGACGTGGCGGTGGACTCTGCACCCGAAGTCGGCGCTGACCGCTCCGGCGCTGCCGGTGTTCGCCCGAATCTGGCGCGGCTATGCCAGTCAGGCGCTGGGCACCCTCTCCGACTACCTGCTGAAGTCGTGA
- a CDS encoding TetR/AcrR family transcriptional regulator, translated as MADPAPANDNNEARRTQMLRAAAELICERGFSETRISDVAKRSGVSSALVIYYFGTRDRLLVDALRYSEDSFYAAAERMLCEVPAVRERISLLIQWTCVAEVEDEIPGAWGLWFDLWAQAFRDEEVRAGRVELDARWRRMIVDAVQSPELDSGVDVRMFALEFSALLDGLSIQVALDDPEVDSTAAYEIAMRFAERELNLPREKQAVAGTGRRSR; from the coding sequence ATGGCAGATCCCGCACCCGCGAACGACAACAACGAGGCCAGGCGCACCCAGATGTTGCGCGCGGCAGCGGAGCTCATCTGTGAACGGGGCTTCTCCGAAACCCGAATCTCCGATGTCGCCAAGCGGTCCGGAGTCAGCTCGGCGTTGGTCATCTACTACTTCGGCACCCGGGACAGGCTGCTCGTGGACGCGCTGAGGTACTCCGAGGATTCGTTCTACGCAGCGGCCGAACGGATGCTGTGTGAAGTGCCCGCAGTGCGGGAACGGATCTCCCTGCTGATCCAGTGGACGTGTGTTGCCGAGGTGGAGGACGAGATCCCCGGCGCGTGGGGTCTGTGGTTCGACCTGTGGGCGCAGGCATTCCGGGACGAGGAAGTCAGGGCAGGCCGGGTCGAACTCGATGCGCGCTGGCGCCGGATGATCGTCGATGCTGTGCAGTCACCCGAACTGGACTCCGGCGTGGACGTACGGATGTTCGCCCTGGAGTTCTCCGCATTGCTCGACGGCTTGTCGATCCAAGTGGCGCTCGACGATCCGGAAGTGGACTCGACGGCGGCCTACGAGATAGCGATGCGGTTCGCCGAGCGGGAACTGAACCTGCCACGCGAGAAGCAGGCGGTAGCGGGCACCGGCCGCCGGTCTCGCTGA
- a CDS encoding patatin-like phospholipase family protein, which yields MTTKRALILAGGGIAGIGWETGILRGIADESPATAQALRMSDVLVGTSAGSTVAAQISSSLSLEELFERQTAETSSEIDSGVDIDAISALFLTAMAQPGELTEKLRRIGTIARDTPTVSEPIRRRVIEARLPEHRWPQQDLRVTAIDTATGEMVVFKSSSGVDLVDAVAASCAVPGTWPPVTIGDRRYMDGGVSSSVHTGVAADCATAVILVPAGESAPSPFSSGTAAEIAAFGARTFTVFADDASLAAFGPNPLDPRCRIPSALAGREQGRRVAAAVREFLG from the coding sequence GTGACCACGAAACGGGCCCTGATATTGGCCGGCGGCGGCATTGCCGGCATCGGCTGGGAGACCGGCATTCTGCGCGGGATCGCCGATGAATCCCCGGCGACCGCGCAGGCCCTGCGGATGTCAGACGTCCTGGTCGGGACGTCGGCCGGCTCGACGGTCGCCGCCCAGATCAGCAGTTCGCTGTCGCTGGAGGAACTCTTCGAACGCCAGACGGCCGAGACCTCCTCGGAGATCGACTCGGGCGTCGACATCGATGCGATCTCCGCGCTGTTCCTGACGGCGATGGCACAACCCGGTGAGTTGACGGAGAAACTGCGTCGAATCGGCACCATCGCCCGGGATACGCCCACCGTCAGCGAGCCGATCCGCAGGCGTGTCATCGAAGCGCGGCTTCCCGAACATCGTTGGCCGCAGCAGGATCTGCGCGTCACCGCGATCGACACGGCAACCGGCGAAATGGTGGTGTTCAAGTCGTCGTCGGGGGTGGACCTCGTCGACGCCGTGGCCGCCAGTTGTGCGGTGCCCGGCACGTGGCCGCCGGTGACGATCGGCGACCGGCGCTACATGGACGGCGGCGTCAGCAGTTCGGTGCATACCGGGGTGGCCGCCGACTGCGCGACGGCGGTGATTTTGGTGCCGGCAGGCGAATCCGCGCCGTCACCGTTCAGTAGCGGCACTGCCGCCGAGATCGCCGCGTTCGGCGCGCGAACCTTCACCGTCTTCGCCGACGACGCGTCGCTGGCCGCATTCGGGCCCAATCCGCTGGACCCCCGCTGTCGGATCCCGTCGGCACTGGCCGGCCGCGAACAGGGCCGCCGGGTGGCGGCGGCGGTCAGGGAGTTTCTGGGGTGA
- a CDS encoding patatin-like phospholipase family protein: MADHPPSRRVALALGSGGARGYAHIGVITELRGRGYDIVGIAGSSMGALVGGLHAAGKLDEFSEWAQTLTQRAVLRLLDPSITAAGVLRAEKILDAVRDILGDVTIEDLPIPYTAVATDLIAGKSVWLQRGPVDAAIRASIAIPGVIIPHVLDGRLLADGGILDPLPLAPIAAVNADLTIAISLSGPDPGGPEDTTETPEPGASSEWLGRLLRSTSALLDTNAARSILDTPAARSMLSRFGTSSVTDDGEDVEPSSADQLIDSSREVSIPKLGSFAVMNRTIDIAQAALARHQMAAYPPDLLIEVPRTACRSLDFHRAAEMIALGRELAAKALDGYRHTGPEIIITPETP, encoded by the coding sequence ATGGCCGATCACCCCCCTAGCCGCCGGGTCGCACTGGCGCTCGGCAGCGGCGGCGCACGGGGGTACGCCCACATCGGCGTCATCACTGAACTCCGGGGCCGCGGTTACGACATCGTCGGTATCGCCGGCTCGTCAATGGGCGCTCTGGTCGGCGGCCTGCATGCCGCCGGCAAACTCGACGAATTCTCGGAGTGGGCCCAGACTTTGACGCAGCGGGCCGTGTTGCGGCTGCTCGATCCGTCGATCACCGCCGCGGGCGTGCTGCGCGCCGAGAAGATCCTCGACGCGGTCCGGGACATCCTCGGCGATGTCACCATCGAGGATCTGCCGATTCCCTACACCGCGGTGGCCACCGACCTGATCGCGGGCAAATCGGTGTGGCTGCAACGTGGGCCGGTCGATGCTGCGATCCGCGCCTCCATCGCCATCCCGGGCGTCATCATCCCCCATGTGCTCGATGGCAGGCTGCTGGCCGACGGCGGAATCCTCGACCCCCTGCCGCTGGCTCCGATCGCCGCGGTCAACGCCGATCTGACCATTGCGATCAGCCTGTCCGGCCCTGACCCCGGCGGACCCGAGGACACCACCGAGACCCCCGAACCGGGAGCCAGCAGCGAATGGCTGGGCCGATTGCTGCGCAGCACCTCGGCTCTGCTGGACACCAATGCAGCGCGCTCGATCCTCGACACACCCGCGGCCCGGTCGATGCTGAGCCGGTTCGGCACCAGTTCGGTCACCGACGACGGCGAGGACGTGGAGCCCAGCAGTGCTGATCAGCTGATCGACAGTTCGCGGGAAGTCTCGATCCCCAAACTCGGCAGCTTCGCGGTGATGAACCGCACCATCGACATCGCGCAGGCGGCACTGGCCCGCCATCAGATGGCGGCCTACCCACCCGACCTGCTCATCGAGGTTCCCCGAACCGCTTGTCGCAGTTTGGATTTTCACCGCGCCGCCGAGATGATCGCCCTCGGTCGCGAGCTCGCCGCAAAAGCGTTGGACGGCTACCGCCACACCGGTCCGGAGATCATCATCACCCCAGAAACTCCCTGA
- the lpqV gene encoding lipoprotein LpqV, which yields MRAHRCRSLSVVAACAAAVAAVLTACSSGGGGHTPASAPAPSGSGMSTAAASPSGTIGVSPGGVTTQIDAPAESTEEQYAQACMATKKWMDAKGGDPAALVEPFLKEVQSNATPGPATFNSTWGQLSTAQQAAVIVAVKAAAEGGC from the coding sequence ATGCGCGCCCACCGATGTCGCTCCCTGTCCGTCGTCGCGGCGTGCGCTGCGGCCGTTGCCGCCGTGCTGACGGCCTGCTCGTCGGGTGGCGGCGGACATACCCCGGCCTCGGCCCCAGCGCCGTCGGGCAGCGGGATGTCGACGGCAGCGGCGTCACCGTCGGGCACGATCGGCGTGTCGCCGGGCGGAGTCACCACCCAGATTGACGCGCCCGCTGAATCGACCGAAGAACAATATGCGCAGGCCTGCATGGCCACGAAGAAGTGGATGGACGCCAAGGGCGGCGACCCGGCGGCGTTGGTCGAACCGTTCCTCAAAGAAGTGCAGAGCAACGCCACCCCCGGGCCGGCGACGTTCAACAGCACGTGGGGGCAGCTGTCGACGGCGCAGCAGGCCGCGGTCATCGTCGCGGTGAAGGCGGCCGCCGAGGGCGGCTGCTGA
- a CDS encoding cysteine dioxygenase family protein has protein sequence MPYSGAALSLATFPSVAPAVSAPTRLRLPDLMHATDQYADDVLRGRFDQLLPAGGPPTDERWYTRLHADDELDVWLISWVPGHTTELHDHGGSLGALTVLSGALHEYRWDGERLHRRRLDAGDQAAFPLGWVHDVVGAPAVAAPPSETLSVHAYSPPLSAMSYYEVTERNTLRRTRTELTDGPEG, from the coding sequence ATGCCGTATTCGGGCGCCGCCCTTTCCCTTGCCACGTTCCCATCCGTCGCACCAGCCGTTTCCGCACCCACTCGGCTGCGGTTGCCCGACCTGATGCATGCCACCGACCAGTACGCCGATGACGTACTGCGTGGTCGATTCGATCAACTGCTGCCGGCTGGTGGTCCGCCGACCGACGAACGGTGGTACACCCGCTTGCACGCCGACGACGAGCTCGATGTCTGGCTGATCAGTTGGGTCCCCGGCCACACCACCGAGTTGCACGACCACGGTGGATCCCTCGGTGCGCTCACCGTGCTCTCTGGCGCGCTGCACGAATACCGTTGGGACGGTGAGCGATTGCACCGCCGACGTCTCGATGCCGGAGACCAGGCGGCCTTCCCGCTCGGCTGGGTGCACGACGTGGTCGGCGCGCCGGCCGTCGCGGCGCCCCCGTCGGAGACCCTGAGCGTGCACGCCTACTCGCCGCCGTTGAGCGCGATGTCGTACTACGAAGTGACCGAACGCAACACACTGCGGCGGACCCGCACCGAGCTGACCGACGGTCCTGAAGGATGA
- a CDS encoding rhodanese-like domain-containing protein, with product MTSRIDRVLDDARGGLRRLAAEEIPSALRRGAILVDIRPAAQRAAEGETPAALVVERNVLEWRCDPTSDAKLPQAKDDDVEWVVLCSEGYTSSLAAAALQGLGLHRATDVVGGYHALAEAGVLAELSELTPAR from the coding sequence ATGACCAGCCGAATCGACCGCGTCCTCGACGACGCCAGGGGCGGGCTGCGCCGGCTGGCAGCCGAGGAGATTCCGTCGGCGCTGCGCCGCGGCGCGATCCTGGTGGACATCCGCCCGGCCGCGCAGCGCGCCGCCGAGGGCGAGACGCCGGCCGCTCTGGTCGTCGAACGCAATGTGCTGGAGTGGCGGTGCGATCCGACCAGCGACGCCAAACTGCCCCAGGCTAAGGACGACGACGTCGAGTGGGTGGTGCTGTGTTCGGAGGGATACACCTCCAGCCTGGCCGCGGCCGCGCTACAGGGCCTCGGGCTGCACCGGGCCACCGACGTCGTCGGGGGCTACCACGCGCTGGCCGAGGCCGGCGTGCTCGCCGAACTGAGTGAGCTCACTCCGGCGCGGTGA
- a CDS encoding alpha/beta-hydrolase family protein → MSVAESEPTEAAADPEAAATEPEDEFKPDWWQRRYTFTGSAVGLAFLGLSLSPSLLPRGPLFQGLVSGAAGAVGYGLGVFAVWLVRFMLSRPASPHPPRWAWPVLVVVGVIWLVLTIYWFHVWQDHVRDLMGVPRLQWYNYPQAGIIGVVVLFLFVEIGQLVGKLVRYLVRLLNRYAPPRVSFVVVVAILLSLTIAILNGVVVRGGMSFLNSTFASVNDEMDPDNPAPTTPLRSGGPGSLVAWDTIGHQGRTFVAGGPTVQKLTTFNGAPAVEPIRAYAGKNSAEGIKAAAELAARELERAGGFKRKVIAVATTTGTGWINEAEASALEYMYNGDTAIVSMQYSFLPSWLSFLVDKENARQAGQALFEAVDARLRAMPEAQRPKIVVFGESLGSFGGEAPFLSPNNIIARTDGALFSGPTFNNTMWDDVTVNRDAGSPMWLPIFDDGQNIRFAARPDNLGRPDKPWGYPRIVYLQHASDPISWWNPNLLFAEPDWLRETRGYDVSPDMYWIPIVTFLQVSADMAVAVDVPDGHGHRYVRDVVNAWAAILQPPGWTPEKTDRLRALVTAPE, encoded by the coding sequence GTGAGCGTCGCCGAGTCGGAGCCGACCGAAGCCGCCGCCGACCCGGAGGCGGCCGCCACCGAGCCGGAAGATGAGTTCAAACCGGACTGGTGGCAACGGCGCTACACGTTCACCGGTAGTGCTGTCGGCCTGGCCTTCCTCGGCCTGTCCCTGAGTCCGTCGCTGCTGCCGCGCGGGCCGCTGTTCCAGGGACTGGTCAGCGGCGCCGCCGGTGCGGTCGGTTACGGACTCGGCGTTTTCGCCGTCTGGCTGGTGCGCTTCATGCTGTCGCGGCCCGCCAGCCCGCACCCGCCGCGGTGGGCGTGGCCGGTGCTGGTCGTCGTCGGAGTCATCTGGCTGGTCCTCACCATCTACTGGTTCCACGTCTGGCAGGACCACGTCCGCGACCTGATGGGCGTGCCTCGGCTGCAGTGGTACAACTACCCGCAGGCCGGGATCATCGGCGTGGTCGTGCTGTTCTTGTTCGTCGAAATCGGCCAGCTGGTAGGCAAACTCGTCAGATATCTGGTGCGTCTGCTGAATCGCTATGCCCCACCGCGCGTTTCATTCGTGGTCGTGGTCGCGATACTGCTGAGCCTGACGATCGCGATCCTCAACGGCGTGGTGGTCCGAGGCGGAATGAGCTTTCTGAACAGCACATTCGCCTCGGTCAACGACGAGATGGATCCCGACAACCCCGCACCCACCACGCCCCTGCGCTCCGGCGGCCCCGGCTCGCTGGTCGCCTGGGACACCATCGGTCATCAGGGTCGCACCTTCGTCGCCGGCGGACCCACCGTGCAGAAGCTCACCACATTCAACGGCGCTCCGGCGGTCGAACCGATCCGGGCGTACGCAGGAAAGAACTCCGCCGAGGGAATCAAGGCCGCCGCCGAGCTCGCCGCCCGAGAGCTGGAGCGCGCCGGTGGGTTCAAGCGCAAGGTCATCGCCGTCGCGACGACGACCGGAACCGGCTGGATCAACGAGGCCGAAGCTTCCGCACTGGAGTACATGTACAACGGCGACACGGCGATCGTCAGCATGCAGTACTCGTTCCTGCCGAGTTGGCTGTCGTTCCTGGTGGACAAGGAGAACGCCCGCCAGGCCGGCCAGGCCTTGTTCGAAGCGGTCGATGCGCGGCTGCGCGCGATGCCCGAGGCGCAGCGGCCCAAGATCGTGGTGTTCGGCGAGAGCCTGGGGTCCTTCGGCGGTGAGGCGCCGTTCCTGAGCCCGAACAACATCATCGCCCGTACCGACGGGGCGCTGTTCTCCGGCCCGACGTTCAACAACACGATGTGGGACGACGTCACCGTCAACCGCGATGCCGGCTCCCCGATGTGGCTGCCGATCTTCGATGACGGGCAGAACATCCGGTTCGCGGCGCGCCCGGACAACCTGGGCCGCCCCGACAAGCCGTGGGGCTATCCGCGCATCGTCTACCTACAGCACGCGTCCGATCCCATCTCGTGGTGGAACCCCAATCTGCTGTTCGCCGAACCGGATTGGCTTCGGGAGACCCGCGGATACGACGTGTCGCCGGACATGTACTGGATCCCGATCGTGACGTTCCTGCAGGTGTCGGCGGACATGGCGGTGGCCGTCGATGTGCCCGACGGGCACGGGCACCGCTACGTGCGTGACGTCGTCAACGCCTGGGCGGCGATCCTGCAGCCGCCGGGGTGGACACCGGAGAAGACCGACCGGCTGCGCGCACTCGTCACCGCGCCGGAGTGA
- a CDS encoding enoyl-CoA hydratase gives MSPQSSFETILVDRDERVGTITLNRPKALNALNSQVMVEVTTAAAEFDADPGIGAIVITGNEKAFAAGADIKEMAGLSFSEVFDSDFFAAWGKLAAVRTPTIAAVAGYALGGGCELAMICDVLIAADTAKFGQPEIKLGVLPGMGGSQRLTRAIGKAKAMDLILTGRTIDAAEAERSGLVSRIVPADDLLTEAKSVATTISQMSRSAARMAKEAVNRAFESTLTEGLLYERRLFHSAFATDDQTEGMAAFTEKRPANFTHR, from the coding sequence GTGAGCCCCCAATCGAGCTTTGAAACCATCCTGGTCGATCGCGACGAGCGGGTCGGCACCATCACGCTCAACCGGCCCAAGGCGCTCAACGCTCTCAACAGCCAGGTGATGGTCGAGGTCACCACGGCCGCTGCGGAATTCGACGCCGACCCGGGGATCGGCGCCATCGTCATCACCGGCAATGAAAAGGCGTTCGCCGCCGGCGCCGATATCAAGGAGATGGCCGGCCTCTCGTTCTCCGAGGTTTTCGACTCCGACTTCTTCGCGGCCTGGGGCAAGTTGGCCGCGGTCCGCACCCCGACCATCGCGGCGGTCGCCGGTTACGCCCTGGGCGGCGGGTGCGAGCTGGCGATGATATGCGACGTCCTGATCGCCGCCGACACCGCGAAGTTCGGCCAGCCCGAGATCAAGCTCGGCGTGCTGCCCGGGATGGGCGGCTCGCAGCGGCTGACCCGCGCCATCGGAAAGGCCAAGGCGATGGATCTGATCCTGACCGGCCGGACCATCGACGCCGCCGAGGCCGAGCGCAGCGGTCTCGTGTCGCGGATCGTGCCCGCCGACGACCTGCTCACCGAGGCGAAGTCCGTCGCGACGACGATCTCGCAGATGTCGCGCTCGGCAGCCCGGATGGCCAAGGAAGCCGTCAACCGGGCCTTCGAATCCACCCTGACCGAGGGCCTGCTCTACGAGCGCCGGCTGTTCCATTCGGCGTTCGCCACCGACGACCAGACCGAGGGGATGGCCGCCTTCACCGAGAAGCGCCCTGCGAACTTCACGCACCGCTAA
- a CDS encoding enoyl-CoA hydratase/isomerase family protein: MTAESDEVLTRVDGGVGFLTLNRPKAINSLTHNMVTIIAGALDQWADDDDVRAVVLAGAGERGLCAGGDVVAIYDSARADGGSEARRFWLDEYRLNAQIGSYPKPYVAIMDGIVMGGGVGVAAHGSVRVATDTSKIAMPEVGIGFVPDVGGTYLLSRAPGHLGLHAALSGAPFSGADAIALGFADHYVPQVQLEGLVAAIVEDGVDAAVKAFAIDPPPSQLLTQQYWIDECYAGDTVSAIIDALRGREEEDAKKAADLIASRSPIAASVALASVRRAARLNTLEDVLVQEYRVSSASLKSHDFVEGIRAQIVDKDRNPKWNPPSLAAVTEQDVEQYFAPADPDLTFEEDK, encoded by the coding sequence GTGACGGCCGAATCCGACGAAGTCTTGACCCGTGTCGACGGTGGTGTCGGCTTCCTGACACTGAACCGCCCAAAGGCCATCAACTCGCTGACCCACAACATGGTCACGATCATCGCCGGCGCCCTTGATCAGTGGGCCGACGACGACGACGTCCGGGCGGTGGTCCTCGCCGGTGCCGGCGAACGCGGCCTCTGCGCCGGCGGTGACGTGGTGGCGATCTACGACAGTGCTCGTGCCGACGGCGGCTCCGAAGCGCGCCGCTTCTGGCTCGACGAGTACCGGCTCAACGCCCAGATCGGCAGCTACCCGAAGCCGTACGTGGCGATCATGGACGGCATCGTGATGGGCGGCGGCGTCGGCGTCGCGGCCCACGGCAGCGTCCGCGTCGCGACCGACACCTCGAAGATCGCCATGCCCGAAGTCGGCATCGGCTTCGTCCCCGACGTCGGCGGCACCTATCTGTTGTCCCGGGCGCCCGGACACCTCGGGTTGCACGCCGCACTGTCCGGCGCGCCGTTCTCCGGAGCGGACGCCATCGCGCTCGGGTTCGCCGACCACTACGTCCCGCAGGTGCAGCTCGAGGGACTCGTCGCCGCGATCGTCGAGGACGGCGTGGACGCCGCCGTCAAGGCCTTCGCGATCGATCCACCGCCGAGTCAGCTTCTGACGCAACAGTATTGGATCGACGAGTGCTATGCGGGCGATACCGTATCCGCCATCATCGACGCCCTGCGCGGCCGCGAGGAAGAAGACGCCAAGAAAGCCGCCGACCTCATCGCCTCCCGCTCCCCGATCGCAGCATCCGTCGCCCTCGCGTCGGTGCGCCGCGCCGCGCGGCTCAACACCCTCGAAGACGTTCTGGTGCAGGAGTACCGAGTGTCGTCGGCATCGCTGAAGTCCCACGACTTTGTCGAGGGCATCCGCGCACAGATCGTCGACAAGGACCGCAACCCGAAATGGAATCCGCCGTCACTGGCAGCGGTGACCGAGCAGGATGTGGAACAGTACTTCGCGCCGGCGGACCCGGACCTGACCTTCGAGGAGGACAAGTGA